Genomic DNA from Gemmatimonadota bacterium:
TTTCGGGGTTATAAATAAACGAAACGCGGGCATCTCAAAACGCGAGGTCACGCCATTGATTTGCGAACAATGTGGCAAAGTTCCAGCAACAAAAGCACAAACCCATATCGAAAACGGCATAAAGCGCGTCCTTTATCACTGTGATACCTGTTCGGGCCTTACCGCCCCCAAATTAGACCGACCATGCGCGCAGTGCAAACAGCGGGAAGGCGAGATTAAACTCACCCGTATTCGCCCGCACGGCCGGGTAGTTACATATATCTGTCAGGCCTGTGCTGACGTAAACTAATATGAATCTCAAAAACTTCATCAATCCCCCTGCGGCTGACCGTCTCGTTCCATTTTGGATATGGAACGGCATCATAGAAGAAAACGAACTCGTTCGTCAAATCCGCGAAATGAGCGAAAAGAGGCTCGGTGGATTCTGCCTATCAACAGGACCCGGGCTAAAAACGCCCTATTTGTCGCACATCTGGTTCGAGCGCGTAAAATTGGCACTCGAAACAGCAGAAGAAAATGGCCTCCAGGTCTGGATCCACGACGAATACCGCTATCCAGGTGGTATTGGATCGACCCAAATCACCTTAAACCATCCTCAATTCATCGCACAACAACTCACCTTTCGCGAAACCGTTGTACAGGGCGGACAACAAGTTGACCTTATGCTGCCCTGGGCACCCGTGTTGCAAGCATTCGCTGTGCCCTTGCGAAGAGACCGCTGTCTGTGGGAAGACAAACAAGATATCAGTGCTTATCTGGGGGTCAATCACCAACACCACGCATTGCGTAACAACAGCGCTGTGTCCGCCCACCATCCCTACAATTATGTATCTTTTAATCCCACCCGCCGACTGTACTGGAAGGCACCTGCCGGACGTTGGCGCGTGCTCGTTTTTTTGCAAGAACCCACGGCAACCAGCGATTGTCCTGGCTCACACCTCGATCGGTTCAATCCAGAGTCTGTTCGCACCCTGCACCAGACCATTCAACAACCCTACATCGAACAATTTTCCGCCTTTCAGGGCAAAACCTTAAAGGGCATCTTAACTTCGGAAACGCATTTTCCCAAAGATCGCCTGCCCTGGTCACCTGTATTGCCCGACTACTTCCAAACGCGCAATGGCTACAATATACTCCCTTGCTTGCCTGCCCTCATAACCTACTTTGGACCCAACACGAGCCGCATCCGCTACGATTATTTTCAAACCCTGAGCGAACTGCAACAGCGGCACGACAGCGCGCGCAGTGCCGACTGGTGCAAAGAGCACGACCTCAATTATGCGAGCGATATAACCCCGCTTCGCAATGCCCATCGCACTACCATACCCATACCTGGTACAGGCGGTAGTGTTGAACGCACCAGAGAATACGTCGTATCATATCGCCACAGCCCTGAATTTGCAACGTCGCTCGCCGCACAGACAAGCACTTCACGCGTACTCAATACCTGTTTTCAAAACACGGGCTGGGCAACCACGCTGCAAGATATGAAAGCACAGCTCGATACCCTCGGCACCCACGGAACCAACTTCTTTGCGCCCCACGCCCTCTACTACACACTCGACGGATTGCGCAAACACGCCACATCTCTATTTCATCAAAATCCCTACTGGAAACACTTCCATCTGCTGTCTGACTACGCGGGGCGACTTGCCCATCTCTTAATCCAGGGTCAGCAAGTCGCCGATATTGCACTCCTCGAGCCCGTCACCAGCCTGTGGGCACACCTCGCACACCCGTTTCACAACTGGTCTTATGTCGGCTATGATCCCGATGAAGAAACACTGACCAATAACCTCGTTGCCGACTGGGCCTGTATTGCCCGCGCTCTGTATCAGATGCAGCGGCCATTTCAAAGTCTTGACCCGGCCCTCCTCGCTCAGGCGGAAATCACCAACCGCCAATTGCAGATCGGCAAAACGCGCTACACGGTCCTGATCATTCCTCCCATCACCAATCTGGAACGCGCAGCTTTTGATAAGCTACGCGCATTTATCAATGCAGGCGGTCTCGTCATCGCCCTGGGATTATTGCCCATCGAGGATATTCAAGAGGGCACATCGGTCGTCGAGGGATTTTCGCGGTTGACCGACATGGATCCCGGGCGAATGATTCGCGATTATACCGGCCACGAATCGGGCGTCCACTTGCTGAGTCGAGACAACTTCATGTTTATCCGCACGGGGGGTACTGTAGAAAAAAATCAGGCGACATCCATGCTGGAACGCCTGCTCGACGAAATACTGCCTCGGCGAGTACACATCCTGTCAGACGGGAAAAGCGCCGACACAATACAATATCACCACCGAACAGATGAAAAGCATCGCATATTCTTTTTTTCCAATCGGGAAAATTCGCCCGTTACAACACAAATTTTTATACCCGCCTCCGACGGACATATAGAGAAATGGGATTTAGAAACGGGCAAACGCACACCACTTGTGGTCGAACCTGCCGGAGAAATGAGTCGCATTAACCTCTCCTTTGATCGGCTGCAATCACATATGATCGTAACCTCTCCGGGCCACCCGAAAAAAGAAAAAGAAGAGCCTCTGGTAGAAACGCTCAAACTCAATTTAACAGGTCACTGGAAAGTTGATCCAGAAGAAGATAATGCCTTGCGCCTGGACAAATTCAAAACGAAATTCGACCCGTCTAACACGGGCAAACGCCAGGGCTGGCATCAGCCGACTTATAGCGATAGCAGATGGTCCGAAACGCGCCCACAACCTTTTGACGACCCAGAAGAAAAAACGATTTGTTGGTACCGAAAAACCTTTATCGCAGACATTGTCCCCAGTAAACTCTCTCTGGTCATGGATCGAAGTGCCATTCAGGGAGAGCACCAGATCTACATCAACGGTTCCAAATTGCCGAGCAATGCTTTTCGCCCCACCTTCCGATTCGATCACGCCAACGCGACGTGTTCCGTGGGACAACGCATAAACAAGGGCAAAAATGTGATCGCCATCCGTGTGGAAGTCAACAGCCCGGGTGATGGCCTCGTCGATGCCCTGTATCTCTTTGGACGTTTTCAGGTCAAATCCTGGCGCAACGTATATCCCAAACTATCACCCCTTCAAGATAGCGGTCCAATTTTTGACCTCAAAGCACAGGGACTGCCCTTCTATGCTGGCACCGTGTCATACACCCGGGACATCGATATCAAAACCCTGCCCCAAACCCCACGTTTCAAAATAGACCTCGAACGCACCGTGAAAAACCTCGGCGACATCGTCGAAATAACAATCAACGGCCAGTCTTTGGGCGTACGCGCCTGGGCACCCTATTGCTGGACTGGAAAAACAGCCCATCTCAAACAAGGCAAAAATCGCGTTGTCTTCCGCATCACCAACACACTCGAAAAATTGCTCACCGGCATGACATATCAGCCGAAAACGCGCAAAATGATTCCGGTAGAGATATAAAATCACCTGTAGGGGCGGGTTTTAAACCCGTCCCTACAGCAAATATTTTCGTATCAGATACTGATAAATCTGCACAAAATCGCCTCGTCCATTATCCGCATTGTAAAAGTGACATATAGGATTGGGATTCACTTCCAAAACAAAAAAATCATTGGAACTGACGATCAAATCAACCGCGTAAAAACCCAAATCCAGCACCCGATTTAACGCCTGTGTCAACGCGCGAAAACCCGCCAATAATTCCTCATCCTCGACCACAACCGCCCTGCCCCCCGCCCGATGCAGGGGATTGATGTCCTCTCCCTCAATATCTGAATCATTTTGCTTTTCATATGCGAGCAACAACTCATCCTCACTGCCCACAATGCGATACTCAGGACCCTCAACATACGCCTGGATCAACAACACATTGTCAAACAGGCTGCTTTCCACACACAAGTCTTGCAAGCGCGAATGCAAATCCTCTGCATTCGTCTCCAAATACACGCCCCGTGCCATAGATCCGCGATTGCGTTTCAGCACAACTGGAAAAGACATATGTTGCACCACATCACTCACAATATCTGCCACAGAAGCATGCGTCTTATACCGATCAAACCGCCGGTCAGATAGAGGATTGAACACCGTCATCGTCCTGGGCACTGTGATATTCGCCCGACCAAACACCTCGTATTGATACCCCTTATCTTCTGCCAATTTTCCAGAAACATAATCGTTAAACGGATGTTTATTTCGCAAAAAATACAGCGGCTTTCCCTCTCTCTCCACCCGAATCACATTGCCATCTGCCGACACCGCCTCATATCCCACGCCCAACTGCCGACACGCGATTTCAAGACACCGCAAACTCTCTAAAATCACATCCTCGCCAAAACTATCCGCCTCCCCGGGCAAATCCAACACCTCGCGTGCCAACGCCACCAGATGCAGCGACCCGAGTACGCACGTAGGCTGTTGGGACACCTCAGTCAAAAAATCCAATCCCCCAGTCTCACACCGCACGCACAGCCCCTCTGGAACCAGCGATCTCAAGCTCGCCACAGAAATGGCTTTGGGATGCGCCGACTGCGTCAAAACAACTTCGGCAGCTATGGGCGAAAGTGCCTGCAAAATACCCCGTGCATCGTGCCCCTTATTAACACCCACCACAAATCGCCACTTATCCGATAGAACTTGCAAATCGCGCACCAAAGCGCGAACCGCATCCGGATTGTGGGCACCATCTAAAATCAACGTCTTCCGAACCACCTCAAAGCGCCCGGGCAGAGCCAGATTCAAAACCACATCCCGCACCCGCTCATCGGGCAACGCCATCCCGCGCCCATCTACAATATGACGCGCCACAGCAACCGACAGCGCGGCATTCTCCCGAAAAGTAACCGGTCGATCCGCCATATCGTCCATTTCCTCATCGACCACCTGCAACACCGCACCCCGAAGCGCACATTCCCTTTCCAACAACTTCAAAACCTCGGCTACCTGCCCTGACCCCGTAAACAGCGGCCTTCCCGAACGCGCAATATGTACCTTATCCGCCGCAATCTCACACAGCGTATTGCCCAACACATCCACATGATCCAGATGAATAGCCGTCAACACAGCAACTTTTGAATCCCACGCATTGGTCGCGTCAAATTGTCCACCCAGCCCCACTTCAAAAACAGCCCAATCCACATTGGCCCGCGCAAAATGATGCGTTGCCAAAACCGTGAGCGCCTCAAACTTGCTAAATGCACCCCAGCCTTCGCGCTCAAAATCGCGGCTTTTCTCGTAAAAATGTGCGACGCCTTCGGCCCACACATCGCGCGCGAGCACCTCGCCATCAACGCATATCCGCTCGCGCACCGTGTGCAAATGCGGCGACGTATAAAGCCCCACGCGAAAACCCGCTGCCCGCAACAACTCAGCCAGCAAATAACTCACCGTACCCTTGCCATTTGTACCCCCCACAATAACAGAGTCAAACCGCGCCTGGGGATTATCCATGCGATGCAACAGAGCGCGCACGCGCGGCAAATAATTTTCCAGCGCACCTTCTATCGGCTCACCCGTTTCCCAATCGGGCAGCGTATTGAGAAACCGATTGCTCCGAAAATAGTTCATCTTTCCCTTCCAAAATAACGTATTATTGTACCCTGAAACCGTCCATTTCCACCAGGAGGAACCGATGGAACGCATTGTCGATCCAAAATACCGCTTCGCTTTCTCCTCCAAAACCGGCCGGCCATACTACCGCAAATGCTATTGGGAAAACCTCTACGTCTTCACCTACGGCACAGACCGCGCACTCGTCGCAACGCGCGTGGTTCCCTTCACCTCACTGCACGAAGCACTCTACACCGCCTTCAAAGGACAGCGGGGCAACACCCTCACACAGCATCTGTTGCCCGAAGTCATGCAACAACCCTATCTCAATGTATTCAACAACAAATCTCAAGTTCAAATCTTTGCAGACAACATATCTGCCCTCGTACCCGAACAGAACGAAGAACTCCCCGAAGAACTCACAAAAAAAATAGAAGCGCGAATTGAAGAAACCGCTTCTCGAATCATGATCGGACAGGGCATAGAAGGCGGGCTTGGCAGCTTTGCCTCGGACGAAACCACACCCTTTCTCGCCCGCGACGAACCCGAGGACCCGAGCCGGTCTATCGTGCGCGAAGACGACGAAGACGTCGCACTGATCCAGATGAGCGTGCAAATCGACGCCGCCATCAAATCACAGATGCGCGAATCGACTGCACTCACCACAGGCTCATTCGACATCGCTGCGCGACTATACACAAATCCCCGTTACCTCGGCTTTGTGCGTCGTCTCATCAACGCCAAAGGCAGTTATACCTCGCCCGTTGTCCGGGACTTTCTAAAATTTTATGCGCGATGCTTCAACACCAAAATTTCCGAACACCTCCGCCAGAGCAAAGACGACCCCGACATCTTGCGCCAGCGCATTGAAAGCCTATTGGGCCGCGAAAAAGGCGGACGCTATCACTACCTCAACTATCACGACCTCACCATATTGGGACGCATTGTCAAAGGCGAACTCGACCCCGATTCAGACGACCCCGACAAGACCACACACTGCTTCAAACTATCCAGCACCATTGACCCACAAACCCTTCACCTATCCGAAATTCACGACCCGGTACAGCGTTTTGCAATTCGCAAATTTGTCGAACACACCTTCAACGCCCGACACAACATCAAAAATATTCAATACATCGACGAACTCTCTCGGCGAAAAATACCCTTCGTCGAGCACCTTCCCGACCCCATCGAACGCGCTATGCGCTCGGGCATCGAAACACTCGAAGCCTATCTCGACCACCTTGAACCCAAAATGCTGCACATAGCCATCGGCGCCCTTCTCCTATCACTACTCGGCGTCGTTGCCCTCGTCCTGGGCACATTTATCGGCCTATCACGATGAAAAAATCTTCTGGATCGCGGCTCAACACCATGCCGCGATGACGGCTTTTTTGATGGGTCGGGAAAAGGATTTCCCTCCTACATGACTGACGTTGGGCTATTCTATAGTGCCTTTCATCTGCGTTCATCTGCGTCATCTGCGGATCACACTCGCCACTGTCGGACTGATTCCCTGTTTCAAAAAGCGGACAAAAACATCCACATCGCGCGTCATCCCCGGAAAATGTGTAATCTCTTTTCCCCCGGGTGTCATAATCGCGTACAAAGGCAGTGCAACCGTACCAAAATTAGCCTCCTGCAAATCGCGATTGCGCTTGTATTTTTCTCCCCGCCCATCTGTGTACAACTGAACCCGTACAAACTGCTTTAACAACGCGTGCACCTCCTTCTCGGGAAAAATATTCGCCTCCATCCAGCGGCAATTCGTACACGCATAGCCCGTAAAATCGATAAATACCGGTTTGCCCGTCGTCTTTGCTTCTGCCAAACCCGCTTCATAATCATCGCGCCAGGCCAATTCGGGTTCGCCGCTCCTTATCTTGGCAATTTCGCCATAACTCCCATAAGGCGGGAAAAATGCATCCCATTCGCCCAGGGGTGCGCCAAAAAGACCCGTCATCAAATACAGCCCAAAAGCCAAACACCCACTACTCGCCAGCAAACGCAGCGGACCAATCGTATCCAGCACAGAATCGTGCGGCAAGCGGATCTTGCCCAACAAATAGAAACCACACAACAAAAAGATCGCGATCCACCCCGCAATAAAGACCTCGCGCGAAATAATACCCCACTGCCACACCAGATCGACATTGCTCAAAAATTTCAACGCAGCGGCCAATTCCAAAAACCCCATCACCACCTTCACGGAATTTAACCAGCCACCGCTTTGGGGCAAAGCAGCAAGCGACTGCGGAAAAAGTGCCAAAAAGAAAAACGGAGAGGCAAAAGCAGCCGAAAATACCAGCATGCCCAAAATGGGCCACGCCCACGTTCCTTGAGCCGTCAGCACCAGCAGCGTCCCCACAAAAGGCGCAGTACACGTAAACGACGTAAGAGAAAACGTGAACCCCATAATTAGAATCGCGCCATAACTTCCCCCCTGAACCTGGTTCAACTTATTGAGCAAACCGTAAGGC
This window encodes:
- a CDS encoding DUF255 domain-containing protein, giving the protein MRIFVAVCVLMVLQGSAALAQNEASFGVMVEPKTARAGEAVAVWIDVDLSDDWHIYSATTPPGGPYPTEIVLSGEAFRQVGAVIQPRPIVEYDPNFEMNVEYYHPKVRFGVRAEVGEGMPGERVLSGEVIYMLCNATQCLPPNTYAFEIPVVVEAGPARAEYVFSPVEAPAVPLDGTGSVADVERAITEGLSAFLYLSLWMGFLALLTPCVFPMIPITVSFFTKQETQSRRESVTKSLAYCGGIIFTFTGLGMVLAATLGASGAALFAANPWINLLITAIFVAFALALFGLFEIRLPYGLLNKLNQVQGGSYGAILIMGFTFSLTSFTCTAPFVGTLLVLTAQGTWAWPILGMLVFSAAFASPFFFLALFPQSLAALPQSGGWLNSVKVVMGFLELAAALKFLSNVDLVWQWGIISREVFIAGWIAIFLLCGFYLLGKIRLPHDSVLDTIGPLRLLASSGCLAFGLYLMTGLFGAPLGEWDAFFPPYGSYGEIAKIRSGEPELAWRDDYEAGLAEAKTTGKPVFIDFTGYACTNCRWMEANIFPEKEVHALLKQFVRVQLYTDGRGEKYKRNRDLQEANFGTVALPLYAIMTPGGKEITHFPGMTRDVDVFVRFLKQGISPTVASVIRR
- a CDS encoding ATP-grasp domain-containing protein, coding for MRSIGSSWWKWTVSGYNNTLFWKGKMNYFRSNRFLNTLPDWETGEPIEGALENYLPRVRALLHRMDNPQARFDSVIVGGTNGKGTVSYLLAELLRAAGFRVGLYTSPHLHTVRERICVDGEVLARDVWAEGVAHFYEKSRDFEREGWGAFSKFEALTVLATHHFARANVDWAVFEVGLGGQFDATNAWDSKVAVLTAIHLDHVDVLGNTLCEIAADKVHIARSGRPLFTGSGQVAEVLKLLERECALRGAVLQVVDEEMDDMADRPVTFRENAALSVAVARHIVDGRGMALPDERVRDVVLNLALPGRFEVVRKTLILDGAHNPDAVRALVRDLQVLSDKWRFVVGVNKGHDARGILQALSPIAAEVVLTQSAHPKAISVASLRSLVPEGLCVRCETGGLDFLTEVSQQPTCVLGSLHLVALAREVLDLPGEADSFGEDVILESLRCLEIACRQLGVGYEAVSADGNVIRVEREGKPLYFLRNKHPFNDYVSGKLAEDKGYQYEVFGRANITVPRTMTVFNPLSDRRFDRYKTHASVADIVSDVVQHMSFPVVLKRNRGSMARGVYLETNAEDLHSRLQDLCVESSLFDNVLLIQAYVEGPEYRIVGSEDELLLAYEKQNDSDIEGEDINPLHRAGGRAVVVEDEELLAGFRALTQALNRVLDLGFYAVDLIVSSNDFFVLEVNPNPICHFYNADNGRGDFVQIYQYLIRKYLL